TATTAATTCTTccaatcactcagaaacataacTCCACGACTACACAGAACATTGACTGCATctcaaaacttaaaattttgtcGCCCACACAAAGGGTTCAACCACTTACCCGAACGATATTTAAACATCACAATAACGTTGTTACGTAACTCGGGGAATTCTTCCATCCCTCTGGATCCATGTTTCATTATCGACCATTACTTAGCGCTTATCGCATGACTCTGATGGTATCGTTATACCATATAATACTTAGTATGCTAGCCTCATCATCACGTTGCATAATGTCGACTGTCCACCTCGTACGTGATCATACGCAACGATCAAATAATATATCGATCATTCTTACGTAAGCAGAATACTTTCGCATACGTATATCGTCTAACAATCCTATCGATCATACTAACAGACTCAGATCGTAGGGAGGAGAGTTAAAATCTTAAGATCAAAcaaaaactgatcaagacatgactcaaATCCCTATGTGTTGTAGTAGTTCCTAGATAGACTCACACATGAACAGTGGtatcctggaccaactgctctgataccacaattgtcacaacccaaattattgagccgagagcggcgctagggaacaggagtggtagctccggaacccgtagcaagcctaaatccactatgaattttttcgcgaattaaatatattattttatataaaatattttcagaaaacctttttaaactttactattataaatatcaaattatcttTATTGCTTTCTGAAAACCATTACGAATCATTcttatagactagggtcttaccgagcgacatctcatgtccagcactgccctgtctctaatcataatctcaaccaattccactcatggcaATTGGTTAAGGAAATCAAACAGTTAAAATACAATCTTTacaaacaaataatatatatatatatacttttatatcaaatcagagttgccctttaaaccgtttgaatttaaatctcacattacatacagacatctaccgactactgcagctctacgaagaAAACATTCCTCTACATAGTCTTTCATTATtgtagacttccggaacaagaaaagGAAGTCCGTCCTGCAAAACGCTTTGACCTAaaagaaagactgtgaggggtcagtatatgggaatatactgagtgagttcatacatttactaataagtattcatataaaacataaaacaatgcaataacatTCAAACCTCATGCAGCCAAGTataggatccgattgaaaccctaatcctcaaacatgcTAATCATACATcctcaaatcaaatcatataatctcaaagttgtgagtccaactcactggtgggtccaacccactagatacggggactccaggttacatcgtaaccgagtgctcgctcgtatcgaattcataagTCCAACTTCAAAATTTGTATTCATAGTCAAGTCTTCATctatatcaaatcaaaactggtgatcacgcagtcctattgccacccaataggtagcacgttccatcggatcgataccggtttcaaatcaaacatatatgCAAATTAAGTAAAGAATTTGcattgtaaacatttaaatcgaatataaagcaatataaaatatttgcttgtataaatactttaaaagtaaatcgtataaactcacaatgaccgcttatccaaaaatactctggTGCTCAAAAACGtctagcttcccgagctcctggtccagcgccTCCTTgtctcgccggatctaaaactattttaaaataattgactcacgtcagaatcccattctaagattgactctagactcgagacacgacgcATTACTCTTATCGAttatcgtgcttctcacgtgcaTCCCAATAAACGGTTTctactcgtttacggatcgaatatcacttttaaataaattctcttttaacctcgttaggttaattAGCTTAAATACATTGCTATTCAATCGGTTTTTATCTCGATACGCGAGTATTaacaaatttccaaaatatAACGATGGGCCGAAACATTGTGCGAGCGCACGtctcactgtgcgttcgcacagtggactgtgcgttcgcacacaggactgtgcgttcgcacacaggactgtgcgttcgcacagtcttgctgtgcgttcgcacagcaccgtgcgatcgcacagtgtgctgtgcgttcgcacagttggacCGTGCGGCGCACAACCGTGGGTTTTCACCCCTGCTCCGTTTCTGATGTAATTTCGATTTAAAAACGATCCTAACGCAtccaaaacgcttaatctatattcaaaacgctataattcaattctaatatcgtttaaaacgatataatcgtttcgtggcctaaaacctTAACTCAATATGACTCCAAAAATATCCATTCAAACggaaaaacgtcaagcttaccgtgattacccgtcgaaatacgataaattcgagttatagaacgtcggaaacggacgagaaacagaGATCGAGCGACGAACCGATAGAATTTTCAACGAAGAAGATGAAATGATATCTGATCTCTCTGGATCCTTCACTTTGAAGgaaaacttatatatatatggttgagatacactttggtccttcgtctctttaacttaaaccaattctctattaaactttctattttaacttaatgattatttatttactttaactcaattacgtacgtattatttatatctaaataaataatacgactccaaaaattattattttccatcaataatcttttaatcgctATTCTCGGGCTTaactggctaatttacattttggtccttaaacttttccaaaattacaatttagtccaaaacgcatccgcgtccgaattttaaaaggtctccaattgacccgaaacttttatcacaaatactataaaacgtttcgcggaccttggcgaaataattatcacctcgggatttataatttattttatataaatttttctaaGTCTTTTCCTTAATTCCCGCTAATCCgctcaataaaaattatttttaatttccgatatcattaaattaaatccatcttaCTTAATTCGTCGGAATTtacgacttaattattctaaaatatttaggATATTACAATATACCTTACCTagatctttaccggtgcgcacgcggTCCTAATGgagcccattaggtagcatgttccaactaagagccataatggaaacagttcgaaatatacgtacagtgtATATGTATATCAAAacaacaatttacttaataaagcggtaaatagtaagtataaactcacagcttgctaatccatgtgataacctggcaagcaactaattctggttcgcctctgaagcgcGAACAGTCGACAAGTCTAGACAATGTATAAATAATGAATTAAAATCAAtcctaactctatagagtattagacaccacataggactagcacaaataataaaTCACGGTAAAACAATTCAGAGTAACACAATACCAAATaatgcccaattaatacaagtctattgagtttctcgctttaaaatccatgtcataaaatattatttaaataatgattaaattataaatccaaAATCgattccaaatagtgggttagccgagtcaCCGATAGCTACCAAGTTAGCCTCAcctgtcgggtgacccaagtctaacccgactcaaaacgtttatcaaatataaacccgagtttatatttataaaataatttggtaaaataataattcactttaaaacagaactcaatatcttcaattttaagtaacccaagttacaacccaaaaacttaactaaattaagtttaaaaatattctagggctaaactgtaatttaaccaaattgacATGCCAAACgatatccaaaatcaaatataattacccgagtaattatataatttaggttataaaataaaCATCGTCTTCAAACTATAATCATTAAAACCAActgattataataaatattatttttggatTTAAGTGATGCTAACAATTtgtaaaaatcataattaaaacgaTATTAGTTAATTTGGTTTTCATCGGTATAAAAACAAACTTGATCAACAACTCAAAGCTAAGCAATTTTATGAACCAATGGCATAACCAAATCATACCAAGCTAATTAACACCTCttatcccccccccccccccccccccccccccccccgaaaCATCAACATAAAGAATGAAACAAGATTACCCAAGTAACAGTACCCATGCAAAATCTGGAATTCAACCAATCAACTAAGCCTAGATTATGAATTCTTTAAATAACCATCAACAACAACACTAGCAACATATCTTAACTAACATGAATAAGAATCAAGAAAATTGTGGCTGGAAAACCAACGGGTGAAGGTCACCACGTTCGTCTCGATTCAAACAATGAATCGTCGAACCCAACCAAGAACAATCAATTGAAAGCAAGCCTAAGCAACACACAAACAAGATATACAGCAGATACAAAAGCAAGGAACGGCAGAATTCAAAACAAGAAGACGATGAACCGAACGGCACCAAAACGAAGGGATTCAACGTACCAAATTTAGAAGTATCACGTAGGGATTGAAGAGAACAATCTGAACTATCGTAATGCAGTAAGGGCCTATGTTTCAATGCTAGAACAAGTACATTACGAATAAGAAACGGTAATAGAACAAGTAAATAATGTAAAATATAATGTGGCAAATAATTATGTTAGTTAATAGTGACCGGGTAATTTCTGTTCATAAAAGGACCGATTAAACATAAAATGAATAATACATGGATCTattgaataataaattatacaaaaaaatttaaaaaaaataaatataaaaatacatggaTTTCTCTGTGGGTTAAGCCATAAACAAGTACCAGATCTGGAGATTACAATCAATTGCCAAAGAGGAGGGCTgattagggatggcaatggggcggggcggggtggggacggggaagccatccccatccccgcgtctatggggaatccccatcccggtccccatttaattaatggggATAAAATCATCTCCGTCCCTATTTCCATGGATTCCTCATCTCCATAGGGATCCCCGTTTcccgtacaattaaatataatttataaataattttattatttttataagatatttttaaaaaaaaattatagaaaatactattatcttttataatattatatattttataactaaatagaaactaataaaaaaattaagttaaattatttaaaattataaataacataataaaatttataatataatataaatatgcataAATATAAATCAGGTCCCCATGGGATGGAGACTATACTCCCCGTCCCCTCTCCATTCCCGTAGTTGGAGAATGATTTTTTCCCATCCCCATATTCATGGGGGTAACTGGTGGAAATTTCCCGTCCCATTAGGGGCGGGTCCCCATGGGGAATGGGGAATTCCCTCCCGTTTGCCATCCCCAGGGCTGATCCTTGAGTTCACGGCCCAAGGAGGAAAAAATTGATCGGTGTCCATCATGATCAAGGGTTTTGACCCTGAAACGAAGTGAAGTTGAGCGAAGATGTTGCAGAGGACGATAAAATGGTACGAATCCCCGTTGAATTTGAAATCGAAGCAATTAAGTCAACTGGTTCTTTCCAaacattcttcttcttcttcgccATTTGGAGAAACAGACGACATTCCAACTTCGTCAGGTATCAGCAGGCCTCTCGCTGAAATTCTTAAACAACTCAACAAGAAGGTCCCCGATTCCCTCGTCCGCCAACGTATTGATGATGGCTTTTCTACCAAATACATGCCCTGGTTCttcctctttttttctttcttcctcgCTGCCAATTTTTACTTCTACTCAGTTAggttttaattcaaaataagaGTAATTCTCTCTATGTTGCATTTGCAGGCATGTTGTGAATAGGATCATGAATTTACATGCTCCAGGTAATATTCAATGCTTCATTCTCTTTCGTCTTAAAATATCAATCCATTTTAAGTTCAATCCTTAATCTGTTAATGTAGAATGGTCTGGTGAGGTTCGCAGCATTACGTATTCATCTGATGGAAAGTCGGTCTCTGTTGTTTATCGTGTCACACTATATGGGACTGATGCTGAGGTAACTTGTTTTTCGCAATCTaaaatcttttttatttcttcactGAGATTACAACAATAGCACATTAGTGATAACATATACTTTCCAGAGCTGGCTGATTGAAAATGTGTTAATGCTGAAACATTTTGTCACATTCCTTCGTATGGGTGAGGTGAGGGGATTGTTTGGTGGAACTAACCTTTTCAGCTGTTAAGAGCACATACAAGCTTGAAATCTTGACCTTGGCTTCACATATTATCTTGGCTATTTTTATATCTCGCTGTGTGGTTTTCCTTATCCTGTAATACTAATGGTTTTTATGGTGCCTACATTAAGTACCCCAATcgaattttatattttccttatgatttttttaattgaaattgagTCTTAGGCTAAGTAGTACAGAAACGACAAGAAACAGGCACTGGGAAACAATATTTTCAAATAAGTACAATTGCAATAAGTAATTCCTAAAACCTATGAAGCATCATGAAAACTTTGAGAAAGTCGTGTTTTCcgcttttaaaacgtttcagaAACCAAACTCGGAAACTTATAGGAAATGTTTCAGGCCGTTTtggtttataataaattagaatCTAGACACCTATTTTAAACCAAAACGGCCTGAAACATTTCCTATAAGTTTCCGAGTTTGGTTTCTGAAACGTTTTAACAGCGGAAAACACGACTTTCTCAAAGTTTTCATGATGCTTCATAGGTTTTAGGAATTACTTATTGCAATTGTACTTATTTACAGCAGGTGCTTTTTCTGACTTAATTAACTTCTTATCTGTAATGAGATATGTAATTTTTGCCAGAACACTACTTTCTTTCTCCCAAGCCTCAAATATGCAATTGAAAATGCTCTATAACTTTGTCTGGCTGGATGTATGACAAAAGTTTCTGATAGAAAAACTTAAGGCTTGTGAGGAATTGCTCAAGTTTATAACACCAGTTAACACAACAAAGTGCAATTTGGCTGGATATTTGTTAGATTGATTTCAGAAATCTTCTGTAACATGAATGCTAGAAAAACATGTGTAAACCAATTTGAGTATTCTTACCTCGAcataaaaaagagaagaaacgCCCATTCGGAACACTGTTGTTTCCGCTGTTAATTGCCTTTACTGTACGGAAAGCACCATCTGTTTATCTAGAATCTGAACACTACCGACTACATGGTCAGAAGTAGCATACATCATTCTTCCTTCCCTATTCGTTATTCATATACCTTTTTGCTTTTCTGGTGATAGTTCTGCTATGgagttttatatttaatttgaaagtttgaaaatttatGTCCAATGAAGCATGTTACTTGCTTCACTTTACCATAATATAACAGTTCTAGCATTTTGGAGCTAAACGTCTTATGTATAACTAGCTTACCACATGAATCGcaagttgattttttttgtttgcgcattatttgataaatttttatatatgggATATGAAAAGATGAGGATGTTTCAACGACAAAGGATGAGAACTATTTCCTCATTGCTAATGTGTTTTGCACTTGTTTCAACGACAAAGGATGGACATCGGTAAGTTGGATGAAGTTTGATATCTGGAAACATGGTAAACCATAAATATAGTGGAAGATGCAAGCTTTGTGGAATGTGCTTGCTTACGAGGATGAATTGGTTTTATACAGAATTCAATGTAGAGGGATAAAAACCTCAATATATGTCTCACTTTGATTTCTTGCTTATAGTTTCTTCTGTAAACTGTTGAACCAGATATATAGGGAATCCAGCGGGACAGCTTCAGTGGATGATGTAGGTTATGGAAACGCTGTACAAAAAGCAGAAGCCATGGCATTTCGTCGATCTTGTGCTCGCTTTGGTCTTGGGCTTCATCTTTACCATGAAGATATGTTGTAGCAaacttaaaaaagaaaattacccTAGTTACTAGCTTAGGCcattttattttgagttttaCTAGAGCAAAAGTCTATTTTGAATTAtactattattaattttttgatttgaatttaatgattttgctTTACACAAagatactttttaaattagcaaaatacAACTACTCAAAATGGTAACCTTCCATATCTCAGTCTATTCAATTTGAAAGATATCAGTAAGATTCTTGCCATCAATTTGAAAGATTTCACCAAGATTCTTGCCATTAATCAACATTTAAGCTATCATTCAAACCTTCCCATTTAAACTATCATTTAAAACATGAAAACCCACTAAatactaaaccctaaatcagACGTATCTTTCTTTTTCCTCTCATTATTTTCTTggttttatttatctttatcaAATTTATCTGATTTCTATTTCATTTTCGCATAGTTTTtactatgattttttttcttagcaGAAGTTGTTCTTTTTTCCAGCGCTGTTCTTTTTTCCAGCTCGTCGTCGCATCCTCTTCAGAAGCAGCTCGTCGTCATCTTCTCCAGACCACCGGCGTCGTCCTTTAAGCAATAGGTTGTCACGTCTCTTCCTTTATGCCGTTCATCAACAGCCACCATACGTTCTGAATCAACGACGCCATATCATCTATTCTCCAGCATCATTCATCCCTGAATAAGCAGCTCCGACATAGATACAAGTCTCCCTCATTTTTTATTAGATgtagttaaccaatggttaactatCTGTAAACTAACAGTCGTTGGAGTGGGACGAAGATAGGCGAATGATGAACGAAAGCGAACGATGAACGAAGGCGCGGTGGCTGGCAGCTGTTgtcttttttattgtaattgggATATTGGCAATGATGTACAAATAATTAAGgttaactatatattttttaatggttaattaatagttaactaactttgtatgattttttataggctaaacccatctagaggcccttgtactatatcatttttattcaaaaagcccctgtactatttttttgtttttcaggtccctctacttacataattttttatttttaggtccttttttagttttttccagtccctttacttataatttttttattcctccagtccctcaaaaggacctaaaaatcggaattttgccaagtacagggacctgaagaacaaaaaaatagtataagggctttttgaataaaaatgatatagtacaagggcctctagatgggtttagccaagataatttagctatctattctaattaggactttaattagaataatgattaattaaataactaattagttaatgactgtaaaacctttatttagtagtaaactgaaaaggattattcagtaaatttacttgtccccccccatccgtgcttttatatatagtatagatataagTTGGCTAAtttgccactttgatccttcatttctttaacttaaaccatttctcttttataaactttctaatttaaccaaatggttaaattattcttttaataattcaattactaacatattatttatatccaataaataatactaacccaatatTTTATCGTCATTAGTCTtcaaattgctattctcgaagTTTaactggctaatttacactttagcccttaaacttctcaaaagttgcaatttagcccaaaacgcatccgcgtccaaattttaaaaggtctccgattgacccgaaacttttaccacatacactataaaacatttcgcggaccttggcgaaataattttcacttcggaatttatatggctaaattaccagtttagtccctatactttattttgcgattttcttaacatttttcttttctaataccaattccaactttagaactgaaatataatgttaaatctctcgcaataatcctttcgaatccgtcctgctaaaatttaatatttatcttaatttctcggaaatctttccgatatcgccactctgtcgacttaacactggacacgtggtccagttagatacttaaatattttggggaattacaaaaattaaaaccctGCTCGCTTGGCTGTTTTTAGGGCTATTCTGAagttcccaaaacagctcagtgAAGGAAGTTTGGGTGCGTTGTTAGACCCCCCTGCGCGTATTAGATTAAGTTTGAACCTTAACGGAAGTtgtagacggtgttgcagacaataagaatgttgaaTTGCTTTAGTAATCAAACTAATTTAAGTAATCGTTTTGATAGCACGAACTTGGCTAGAAAGCCGGTTTTCTAAAAATTGAGTCTAACTAGGAAATTTGTTAGTTCGATAATTTATCGGTTATTCGCAAAACATTTTGAGTtgagattaattataataatatgaaaagtgatttaataaaataattattgatggataccgaatcctatcttaactataatggagccgagtcgcaggagatccattTTCAGACGATATCGGACTCCCGCTAAAAGGACCAGAACACATAAAGCAGACGGCTGAATCCATAGGATCCGCCGCGATATCATCCAACAAGATAAAGACCGAATCcatgaggactcggacaaagcgcgtcgacccAGGGAATCAGATAGATTACCAGATCTACTACATGATCTCAAAGTATCTCTCCTATtgggatacaaactccaacttagaaaGAGAagctctaacttaggaagacgagactatttaggaagacgttcctaaataggactcatgtctaaATAAGGAAGATTACTCCTTATCAGGGTCAAACACTACAAAGcaggattcactttcctactatGATTCTACtaggtatgcaatcatctactataaaagcagcatgaggtatgcctaaacacacaactacatTAATATACTTAAAACGCttctcaaagctctaaactgactttagtatcggtgttgcagaaaataagaatatcCAATTAGATTCTAAAacggactgttttaagtaagcgttttgatagcctgaagtaggctagaaaagggatttttgaaaagttgagtttaaataggaattttgttagctcgataagttatcggttattcggaaaacgttttctagttgggattgattaaaatcata
This region of Mercurialis annua linkage group LG1-X, ddMerAnnu1.2, whole genome shotgun sequence genomic DNA includes:
- the LOC126666172 gene encoding DNA repair RAD52-like protein 1, mitochondrial isoform X1; translated protein: MLQRTIKWYESPLNLKSKQLSQLVLSKHSSSSSPFGETDDIPTSSGISRPLAEILKQLNKKVPDSLVRQRIDDGFSTKYMPWHVVNRIMNLHAPEWSGEVRSITYSSDGKSVSVVYRVTLYGTDAEIYRESSGTASVDDVGYGNAVQKAEAMAFRRSCARFGLGLHLYHEDML
- the LOC126666172 gene encoding DNA repair RAD52-like protein 1, mitochondrial isoform X2; translated protein: MLQRTIKWYESPLNLKSKQLSQLVLSKHSSSSSPFGETDDIPTSSGISRPLAEILKQLNKKVPDSLVRQRIDDGFSTKYMPWHVVNRIMNLHAPEWSGEVRSITYSSDGKSVSVVYRVTLYGTDAESWLIENVLMLKHFVTFLRMGEVRGLFGGTNLFSC